From the Cucumis sativus cultivar 9930 chromosome 5, Cucumber_9930_V3, whole genome shotgun sequence genome, the window TCAGAAGGCAAAGCAGTACCACCGACATTCAATCGAGGTAGTTTGTCTTTATCTAGTTGCGAGATTGAGTAACGCTGTAATTTTATTGGAGGCATCAGTTGCACACtatgttttaatttctaactgagattttattttttttatctgcAGATGCTCGGATAGCTCATCTAATCTTCCAAAGCTTCGGAGAAATGCTTCTGCTGCTTCTGATATCAGTAGTATCTCATCAAACTATGGTTCAACAAACTCAGGTTaaatccaaaatccaaataaatttgaaatgaaattatttaactaatcCTTGTTGCTCAATCATATATTCAAGCTAATGTATTAATACTTTGTTGCTTTAGTGTTGGCAAACCAAATCAGTATTTCCATTTCACCACTGCATATTTTGCTCTTTTTCGTTTCAGTCCAATTAtgtcttattttgttgtattgaTGAAAACTAGAACATGGAATAATAGCTAAAAAAGCCTTGAATCATAATTcctgattttctttttcagcttCCGCCAAGCGCACAAATACTTGGTGCTTTGATGAGAAACTTTTTCTTCAGTCACTTTATAAGGTAATCCActtataatttgtttgatattgaTACGAATCTTATTTTAGTATAGCTTATAACGGTCTGAAAATTAGTCTAACTGTCTGAATCTTACAGGTCCTGGTGTCGGTATCAGAAACTACTTCCATAATTTTGTATCTGAGAGATGTTGAGAGACTTCTTCTTAAGTCACAGAGGATATACAATCTGTTCCATAGATTTCTGAACAAGCTCTCAGGATCAATTTTAGTCCTTGGTTCTCGAATGGTTGATGTTGAAAATGATTGTGGGGATGTTGACGACAGATTGACCAATTTATTCCGGTATAGTGTTGAAATTCGACCCCCTGAAGATGAGAACCATCTTGTCAGCTGGAAAGCTCAATTGGAAGAGGATATGAAGATGATTCAGTTCcaagataataaaaatcacATCGCTGAAGTACTTGCTGCAAATGATCTTGAATGTGATGATCTTGGTTCAATTTGCCATGCAGACACTATGGTTCTAAGTAATTATATTGAAGAAATTGTCGTGTCGGCGATATCGTATCATTTGATGAACAACCGGGATCCAGAATACCGAAATGGAAAACTTCTGATATCTTCCAAGAGGTATGCACAAAATTCCTAGTTAGGATTGCTATCCCAACCAATCTCCCCCTCAgcaagaagagagaaaataatagaGCCCCCATGAATGGACCTCTATTAAcatattctaataaaattttggttttggagCAGTTTATCCCATGGATTGGGTATATTCCAGGAAGGCAATAGTGAAGGAAAAGACACTCTAAAGCTTGAGACAAATGCAGAATCATCAAAGGTTTGATTTATCTTTCGAAAATTTGCTTCAAAAAGCACGTGTCATTGTAAATCTTTATCAATGTGATTCTGAAAAGTGCAACTTTTGCAGGAAGCCCAAAGGGACGAAGCTGTTGGGGCAAAGACTGAATCTAAATCTGAAAATCCAGCTACAGAGGCAGAGAAATCTGTTCCCATAGTGAAAAAAGATGTTGAAAATGTGCCTCCACAAAAAGCACCTGTAAGTTGGAGTTTTTAGTGAAGGTGGAACTTGGAACATGTTTGATTCGATTTCTGACATTTGAACACCTTAAATGAGTCAATCGAGATTTACCAAGTATCATGTCAAACCTCCGCAATGTTATTATTTCTACTTGTTAAGTTTTCTACATATTCTAAGTCCACAAGTGAGGAGTGTTAAGATtgagataataataaatttaccTTTGTCCATCGGCTCAAGCTTATGAATCAATCGGTGATTAAACAAAGTTCATTATTTACCTAATGGattgcatttttattttattgttatcaACAACTAAAGTTTTTGTAAATCATAGGTCCCTAGACCGTGCCTCAAAATGATAACCAATTTTACGAGTTCTTGGTACTCGAATTACATTGGTTAAGAATCATGTGTATTTTATGAACATAATGTCCTTGTTGGTTTCTAGTGTTTGGAACTGAGGTTTCAACTTTGTTACTCCTGGGTATTCTTTCACTTAATTCTCAGTTTACATGGTCACTGTTGGCAGGGACTTTCCCTGTTCTATCTCCTTCTTTCATCCTTTTAATATTTCCTTTACTTTGACAGGAAATTCCTCCTGACAACGAATTTGAGAAGCGTATAAGACCTGAAGTTATCCCTGCAAATGAAATTGGGGTCACATTTGCAGACATTGGTGCTATGGATGAAATCAAAGAGTCCTTACAGGAATTAGTCATGCTTCCTCTTCGACGACCAGACCTCTTTAAGGGCGGACTTCTTAAACCTTGTAGGGGCATCCTGCTTTTCGGCCCTCCTGGAACGGGTAAAACAATGTTGGCAAAGGCCATTGCTAATGAAGCCGGAGCAAGTTTCATCAATGTTTCAATGTCCACAATTACTTCTAAATGGTTTGGAGAAGATGAGAAGAATGTCCGTGCATTGTTTACGCTTGCAGCAAAAGTCTCACCTACAATTATTTTTGTCGACGAAGTCGATAGCATGCTCGGCCAAAGGACTAGAGTGGGAGAGCACGAGGCCATGCgaaagattaaaaatgaattcatGTCACATTGGGATGGACTCCTGACTAGGAATGATGAGCGAATACTAGTTCTTGCTGCAACCAACAGGCCGTTTGACCTTGATGAAGCAATCATTCGGCGATTTGAACGTCGGTAAGAATACAACATTTATCCTTAACCTGGTTTTATTCTCATTTAGTATTTTCACTTTCCCTTCCTTAGAACTCAAGGAGACTATTGTACAACCTATAGAACAAAAACTGTTCTAGAACGGTTATTACTCATCTTAGAGTGATGGTCTACTTTGCTTATAATCATAATCACAAGTGATCTCTTGATGAGTTGTATAATTTTGGTGAGGACATGGGTTAATGTAACACA encodes:
- the LOC101216426 gene encoding peroxisomal biogenesis factor 6, which translates into the protein MEQKHIFLSALGVGVGVGVGLGLSSGQAVGKWVGGNGSSDEITGQNIEQELIRQLLDGKNSNVTFAEFPYYLSERTRVLLMSAAYVHLKHCDISKHTRNLSPASRAILLSGPTELYQQMLAKALAHHFESKLLLLDVSDFSLKMQSKYGCPKKDSSFRRSISEVTLERMSSVWGSFSILPTSGNTRGNLRRQSSTTDIQSRCSDSSSNLPKLRRNASAASDISSISSNYGSTNSASAKRTNTWCFDEKLFLQSLYKVLVSVSETTSIILYLRDVERLLLKSQRIYNLFHRFLNKLSGSILVLGSRMVDVENDCGDVDDRLTNLFRYSVEIRPPEDENHLVSWKAQLEEDMKMIQFQDNKNHIAEVLAANDLECDDLGSICHADTMVLSNYIEEIVVSAISYHLMNNRDPEYRNGKLLISSKSLSHGLGIFQEGNSEGKDTLKLETNAESSKEAQRDEAVGAKTESKSENPATEAEKSVPIVKKDVENVPPQKAPEIPPDNEFEKRIRPEVIPANEIGVTFADIGAMDEIKESLQELVMLPLRRPDLFKGGLLKPCRGILLFGPPGTGKTMLAKAIANEAGASFINVSMSTITSKWFGEDEKNVRALFTLAAKVSPTIIFVDEVDSMLGQRTRVGEHEAMRKIKNEFMSHWDGLLTRNDERILVLAATNRPFDLDEAIIRRFERRIMVGLPSVESRELILRTLLSKEKAEDLDFKELATMTEGYSGSDLKNLCVTAAYRPVRELLQQERLKDLEKKQREKKEKEKQKEKEKQKEKEKEKEKEEEMEKEKQKEEKETETKNETGNENGKKENENNSEEVTGTKETEQDKQAIILRHLNMDDMRQAKNQVAASFASEGSVMNELKQWNDLYGEGGSRKKQQLTYFL